One part of the Vicia villosa cultivar HV-30 ecotype Madison, WI linkage group LG6, Vvil1.0, whole genome shotgun sequence genome encodes these proteins:
- the LOC131613933 gene encoding uncharacterized protein LOC131613933, with amino-acid sequence MGFGERWMRWMDSCIFTNMMSIHINGSTTKEFIVEKGLRKGDPLSPFLFILVMEVLTALLKKSKELGEFCGFKIKGDKEVDLLQFADDTIIIAEGNTANLWSMKSILRGFELMSGSRINFHKSIFYGFNVGEWYLEAASSFLSCKVGSLPFKFLGVRVGDNPRKLSMWKDLIMMLRGKDFSCGEAPKKVLNEIRSFQSKFLWSGGDLKKSINWVCWDTVSKTREGSLGVKSARDGGKWRWNFELLFGAGSAAPVSTVGAGSAGDIVAVGHPFSASMQSMAAIL; translated from the exons ATGGGGTTTGGTGAGAGGTGGATGAGATGGATGGATAGTTGTATATTTACCAACATGATGTCCATTCATATCAATGGTAGCACTACCAAGGAATTTATAGTGGAGAAAGGTCTTCGGAAAGGTGACCCGTTGTCACCTTTCTTGTTCATTTTAGTGATGGAGGTTCTTACGGCCTTATTGAAGAAATCAAAAGAGTTGGGGGAATTCTGCGGTTTTAAGATTAAAGGTGACAAAGAGGTGGATTTGTtacaatttgcggacgacaccaTTATCATAGCCGAAGGAAATACTGCAAATTTGTGGAGTATGAAATCTATCCTTAGAGGTTTCGAGTTGATGTCGGGTTCTCGGATTAATTTTCATAAGAGTATTTTTTATGGATTTAATGTGGGTGAGTGGTATTTGGAAGCCGCGTCTTCATTTCTTTCTTGTAAAGTGGGATCATTGCCTTTCAAATTCCTTGGAGTGAGGGTGGGTGACAATCCTAGGAAGCTCTCAATGTGGAAAGATCTTATTATGATGTTAAGAGGAAAAGATTTTTCGTGTGGAGAG GCCCCAAAGAAGGTGTTGAATGAGATTAGATCATTTCAAAGCAAGTTTCTTTGGAGTGGAGGTGATCTTAAAAAATCGATTAATTGGGTGTGTTGGGATACAGTGAGTAAAACTCGGGAAGGAAGTTTGGGAGTTAAAA GTGCTCGTGATGGAGGCAAATGGAGATGGAACTTTGAGTTGCTGTTTGGGGCTGGGAGTGCGGCTCCTGTTTCCACTGTCGGGGCTGGCAGCGCTGGTGATATTGTTGCTGTCGGGCATCCTTTTTCAGCTAGTATGCAGAGTATGGCAGCGATTTTATAG